A window of Panicum virgatum strain AP13 chromosome 8K, P.virgatum_v5, whole genome shotgun sequence contains these coding sequences:
- the LOC120645620 gene encoding uncharacterized protein LOC120645620, with translation MTTAEAMAARRPSPPRGGGGVRGTRAASRNRPRARPRGGHGGVASAGGPPTSLCRIRKSAAPAAGAPPLHLERAGQGPLSGGLELRCARKRAGPGSAALGRHRGTARARPRGGHGGASSADDPPTSLSRIQRSATPAAGAPPLHLERARQGPLSGGFELRRAGERMGPGASTAAAHVGGPASQQRVGMAPAAASSSLCVSSLCPLGRRACRTASGGRCHAVQ, from the coding sequence ATGACGacggcggaggccatggcggcacgACGGCCCTCTCCAccgcgcggtggaggaggcgtcCGCGGCACCAGGGCGGCATCGCGgaaccgcccgcgcgcgcgcccacgcggtggccatggcggggtGGCCTCCGCCGGCGGCCCTCCCACCTCCCTCTGCCGGATTCGGAAGTCCGCCGCACCGGCGGCAGGGGCCCCTCCTCTCCACCTCGAGCGCGCCGGGCAGGGGCCCCTCTccggcggcctcgagctccgctGCGCTAGGAAGAGGGCGGGACCGGGGTCCGCGGCACTAGGGCGGCACCGCGgaaccgcccgcgcgcgcccacgcggtggccatggcggggcgAGCTCCGCCGACGACCCTCCCACCTCCCTCTCCCGGATTCAGAGGTCCGCCACGCCGGCAGCAGGGGCCCCTCCTCTCCACCTCGAGCGCGCCAGGCAGGGGCCCCTCTCCGGCGgcttcgagctccgccgcgccggggaGAGGATGGGGCCGGGGGCAAGCACCGCAGCCGCGCACGTAGGAGGGCCGGCGAGTCAGCAGCGCGTGGGCATGGCTCCGGcagcggcctcctcctctctctgtgTGTCCTCTCTCTGCCCTCTCGGCCGGCGAGCTTGcaggacggcgagcggcggccggtgccACGCGGTGCAGTAG